The genomic segment CACGATGTAGGGCATAGCGTAGTATTTAAACAACCACATCCAACCCCATTGATAGGTGAGTACCCCTAACAAACCTACCATCCCAATCCAGAGTGCAGTGCTAGTAATAATGTCCCATTTTTCTGAGGGCTTGAAAAGTGAGCTACTTGGTGAAAAGTGCGAACCTTCTTTGTTGGGAGAACGCTTAAATAAATAGACTGGATAAGCCAATAAAAATAAATAATATCGACCTATTTTCTGTGCCAAAGGCATTTCTTTATACTGTGATTCACTCACAGGATACCAGCTTTCATCATTATCAATATTACCAGTATTTTTATGATGTGTCCTATGGCTGATGCGCCAGCCGTGATAAGGCACTAGTATAGGAGTATGAGATAAATGCCCAATTAAGTCATTGAGCCATTTATGCTTGGAAAAAGATTGATGTCCGCAGTCATGACCAACAACAAATAAAGCCCAGAACATTGTGCCTTGCATTAACCAGAAAAAAGGCCAAAAATACCAAGAATCAAGATAATGCGCCACTGCATAAAGTGAACCAATAATCAGAATGTCACG from the Aulosira sp. FACHB-615 genome contains:
- a CDS encoding fatty acid desaturase is translated as MQSTTIPFDSSRANQASEDATKLPFTLQDLKAAIPDECFQPNVSKSLFYFFRDILIIGSLYAVAHYLDSWYFWPFFWLMQGTMFWALFVVGHDCGHQSFSKHKWLNDLIGHLSHTPILVPYHGWRISHRTHHKNTGNIDNDESWYPVSESQYKEMPLAQKIGRYYLFLLAYPVYLFKRSPNKEGSHFSPSSSLFKPSEKWDIITSTALWIGMVGLLGVLTYQWGWMWLFKYYAMPYIVFVIWLDLVTFLHHTEPDIPWYRGDDWTFLKGAISSIDRNYGLVNHIHHDIGTHVAHHIFLNIPHYNLLKATEAIKPVMGEYYRKSEEPIWKALWRSCVSCHFVPDTGGKVYYTSNHH